The Maridesulfovibrio ferrireducens genome segment TTAAGTAATAATTTAAAAGAGGACATTTTTAGATAAATAACATACATAATACCAATAAGGAGAGAATATGAGTTTTTATTTTGATCTTGTTGAAGGGATGAAAAACATGATTGGTCATAACAAAAAATATGCAAACCCAACTCAGATGGCTAAAGCCTGCGGAGTCGCTCCTAATCAAATCATTCGCTACATCAATCAAGAAAGAGGAAAATATATACAAGTTCTTGCAAAAGTTCTGGATACAATTGGCGCAAAAATAATATTCCCGACAGATGACGCAAATAATGACATGGATAAATTTCACCATGTGCCTAAAGTTCTTGCACGTCCGAGCGGTGGAGGCGGAAGTTTACAGACCGACGATACCGTGGAAGACACCTATGCTTTCAAACTTGACTGGTTAAACAAAAAAGGAAGGCCTGAATGCATGAAATTAATGGCAGTAACAGGTGAATCAATGGCCCCCCGAATAGAAGACGGTGACCATATATTAGTCGATGAATCTCAAAAAGACTTATACGAAGGACGTATTTACGTTGTTCGTATTGATCAGGAAATTGTTGTAAAAAGAATTGCTAAAGAACCGGGCAAAATACTTCTCATGTCAGACAATCCTGATGCTCAGCCCAAAAGGATTGAGATTGATTTAAAAGACCAGTCTCTCAGTTGGGAACCAATCGGAAGAGTCCTATATGTATCCAAAGATTTAAGATAAAAAAAAGAGACAGGATTTTCAAAAAAAACACCGCTCTGCTGTTGACAGTTTTCAATAATGTCTTACTTAGATTCAATCCGTTTAGACCTTATTTTATTCAGATAACATTTTATCTTTGTCGAAACGGATTAAGGGCTTTCGCCCGAACTACAAACATAATGTAAAATAATATCTTATTGGAGGATGAAAAATGAAACTGAAGCCGCTAGGTGACCGTCTTTTGGTTAAACGCCTTGAAGTGGAAGAAAGAACCATTGGTGGAATCATTATCCCTGACTCTGCTAAAGAAAAACCTCTTAAAGGCGAAGTCGTCGCTGTCGGTCCCGGCAAACTTGACGATTCCGGTGCAAGAATAGCTATCGGTGTAAAAGAAGGCGAAATCGTTCTTTTCGCTAAATATGCCGGAACAGAAATTTCCATCGACGGTGTTGATCATCTCGTAATGCGTGAAGACGACATCCTCGCAGTAGTCGCAGCCTAGTAACTATAATTATATAATTCATTTTTCTAAGGAGATAAAAACAATGGCTAAACAGATTCTTTTTGATGCCAAAGCACGCGAAAAACTTAAAATCGGCGTAGACAAACTTGCCAACGCAGTAAAAGTTACCCTCGGACCTAAAGGTCGTAATGTCGTAATCGACAAATCTTTCGGCTCCCCAGTTATTACAAAAGACGGTGTTTCCGTAGCTAAAGAAATCGAACTTAAAGATAAGTTCGAAAACATGGGCGCTCAGATGGTTAAAGAAGTTGCTTCCAAGACTTCTGACATCGCCGGTGACGGAACAACTACTGCGACTATTCTTGCTCAGGCTGTTTTCACCGAAGGTGTAAAACTCGTTGCAGCTGGTCGTAATCCAATGTCTATCAAACGCGGAATCGATAAAGCTGTTGAAGCTATCATTGATCACCTCGAGACTCTTGCCAAACCTACACGCGACCAGAAAGAAATCGCACAGGTCGGTACTATCTCTGCAAATAATGACGTAACCATCGGTAACATCATTGCAGAAGCTATGAATAAAGTCGGAAAAGAAGGTGTTATCACCGTTGAAGAAGCTAAAGGTCTCGACACAACTCTCGACGTTGTTGAAGGCATGCAGTTTGACCGCGGTTACCTTTCCCCTTACTTCGTAAGCAATGCTGAAAAGATGATCTGCGAAATGGATGAGCCTCTCATCCTCATCAGCGAAAAGAAAGTTTCCAACATGAAAGAACTGCTTCCAGTTCTCGAGCAGGTTGCTAAAATGAGCAAACCTCTCATCATCATCGCTGAAGACATCGAAGGCGAAGCTCTCGCAACTCTCGTTGTTAACAAATTGCGCGGAACACTGAACGTTGTTGCTGTTAAGGCTCCAGGTTTCGGCGAACGCCGCAAAGCAATGCTGAACGACATCGCTACCCTCACCGGTGGATCTGTTGTTTCTGATGATCTCGGCCTCCAGCTTGAAGGCGTTACCCTTGAAGACCTTGGCTCCGCAAAACGTGTTGTTATCGACAAAGATAACACCATCATCGTTGACGGCGCAGGTAACGGCGACACTATCAAAGCTCGTGTAAGCCAGATTCGTTCAGAAATCGAAGGAACTACTTCTGATTATGATCGCGAAAAGCTTCAGGAACGTCTTGCCAAGATCGTTGGCGGAGTTGCAGTAATCAACGTTGGGGCTGCTACTGAAACTGAAATGAAAGAAAAGAAAGCTCGCGTAGAAGATGCTCTTAACGCAACTCGCGCAGCCGTTGAAGAGGGCATCGTCCCCGGCGGCGGAACAGCACTTATTCGCTGTCTCCCAGCTCTCGAAAACGTAACCGCTTCTGACGATGACGAAGTTGCAGGTGTCAACATCATCCGCCGCGCTATCGAAGAACCTCTTCGCCAGATCGCTGCGAATGCAGGCCTCGAAGGCTCTGTTGTTGTTGAAAAGGTTAAAGTATCCAAAGACGGAAACGGCTTCAACGCTGCTATCGGCGAATACGAAGACCTCATCAAAGCAGGCGTAATCGATCCTAAAAAGGTTACCCGTATTGCTCTCCAGAATGCAGCTTCCGTAGCTGGCCTTCTTCTTACTACTGAATGCGCAATCGCTGAAAAACCTGCGAAGGCTGCTGACGCCGGAATGCCTGCTGGCATGGGTGGAATGGGCGGCATGGGTGGAATGGGCGGCATGGGTGGTATGGGCGGAATGGGTGGCATGGGCGGAATGTACTAAACATTTCCCCCGAACCATTCATCGGCTCAAAAACCGAAATAAAACCCCCGACAGGCAAATGCTTGTCGGGGGTTCTTTTTTTGAAAACGTAGAAATTATAAATTAGAAATCAAGCTTAATAACTTTGGATGCATTAGGCTTCTTCGCCGGCTCCTTACGGGCAGACTTCTTGGAAGTCGAACTGCCTCCACCGAGATCAAAATTTATTGACCCTTTAGTTGTGGAAGTCGAAGATCCTGCACTTTTAGCTTTAGCAGACTTCATATCGGTAGAAGTTGCCCCGGGTTTGTAGCCTCTTCCATAAATTTTAGGTCCTAAACGATCAGATATCTTCTTTCCTTCACGACTGAGCGGATTAAGTTTCAAAGCTGCGGCAGCTGCGTCATAAGCTTCAGCATACATTCTCTTTGCGAGAAAAAGTTTAGACTGACGAACAAAAATACTTTCATTCGCACCGAAACGCCGGACTATATCTTTTATGACCGCAAGCGCCTTATCCTGTTCGGTAAGCATCTCCCAAGCGAGGAGCAATGAGATGTAGGGACGACTGTCAGTAGGATTTTGCGCTATAGCTCTCTCAAGATACTCAACTCCATCTTGAGCAAATCCCGCTTTAACAAATCTCCCGCCAACATCCTGCAAAAGCCCGCGTTCTTCCGGGAAAGCCTCTGTAATTTTACGGAAATACTTTTTAGCTTCCTTGGCATCTTTACTTTCAAGACACTTCTGACCGCTCAAAGTATACTTATCTATCTGATTTTTCTGCTTTCTAACTTTATCGACAGCAGCTTTTTCAATGGCATTTTTGATAGTGTCATGAATCTTACGAAGGACTGCCGATAATTTTTTTTCGTGCCCACGAGTATATTTTAATCCGCGTGGAAGAATACTTTTAAGCTCATCCATAGCCAGAAGCTGCCGAAATACTTCATCAACAAGGATTCCAATTTCAAATTTTTCGCGACCAAAAACCTGACTGTCAGCCAGTTCCTCAAGGGAAATACTTAACGCATAAAGACAACGCATATAGTCCTTACGCTGACCATACGCTTTAGCGCGTGCAACATTTTCCTTGATACTTTTAGGTGAACTCATACAGCCTTTCTCCCTCAAAATTCTTTCTAAAAACAATATAACACTATACTTAAATTATCCAGTAGCACACGGTAATGACTTTTCAATACGAACGAATTGTTTTTGCAACCAGTTTGAAACATTATAATTGTTTCTTCTCTGTCACATCTTGTCAAGTACCTCAACTCACGAAAGCTATAAAGCCCTTATTTTTAATTAAAAAGAACTACACGCACAATATCTATTTAGCAGATTGACGCCCCACTGCCTACAAGGTAGTTTTACGCCCTTGATATAAAATCTAAACCCTAAAAAAAAAACAAAAAAAAATGAACATATACTTTTTTATCATAATATTCTCTTTGACTGCGGCCTGCCTTTTAGGCCTGATTTCCAGAAAGCTGAATCGTAGCGCCCTTTCTCCCGAACTTCCGGAGGAATTTAAAGGAACATTCGACGCTGATAAATATCGTAAATCTCAAGACTATACTAAAGCGGGTATAGGTTTCGAAAACATATCCAGCACTTTTATGACTCTGGTAACTTTATTATTCATGATTTGCGGAGGATTTAACATCCTCGATATATGGGCAACCAATTTCGGATATAATGAAATTATCACAGGGCTGATTTTTTTTGCAGGACTGGCAATCCTCAGCGATTTGATATCATTGCCATTTTCACTATACCAAACCTTTGTGATCGAAGAGAAATTCGGGTTCAACAAAACCAATTTGAAAACATTCTTCATGGATAAAATAAAAGGATACCTTCTCGGAGGAATTATCGGAGGAATCCTTTTAAGCGGAATCCTACTCTTTTTCAGCCTTGCCGGACAATTTGCATGGGCTTGGTGCTGGCTGTTCATTGTCGTTGTGACTCTTGCAATTCAATATATAGCCCCCACATGGATTCTCCCTCTGTTCAACAAATTCACCCCTCTTGAAGAAGGTGAACTTAAAGATAAAATAGGGCAATTTGCAAAAAATAACGGCTTTGAAATTTCCGGCATTTTCATGATTGACGGTTCTAAACGTTCCACAAAAGCCAACGCATACTTCACAGGATTCGGTAAGAAGAAACGGATTGCCCTTTTCGACACACTTATCAAAGAACTTTCAACAGATGAAATTGTTGCGGTACTTGCTCACGAAATAGGTCACAGCAAACTGGGCCATATCCGCAAAATGATCCTCATGAGCATAATAAATACCGGTATAGTTTTTCTGCTTATGTCTTTTTTTCTTGGCAATAAGGATTTATTTGCGGCCTTCGGCATGCAGAACATTTCCATTCATGCTGGCTTGATATTCTTTGCGCTTCTATACACCCCCGTATCAGTGGTACTCTCTGTTTTCAGCAATGCTAAATCTCGCAAACATGAATTTGAAGCGGATAATTTCGCAGCGGAAACTACCAAGGCTCCATTTGCCCTTATCGGAGCTTTAAAAAAATTATCTGCAAGCAATCTGTCAAATCTTACTCCGCATCCTTTCTATGTCTGGCTTGAATACAGCCATCCACCGGTTTTGAAACGAATTGAAAATTTAAAGTCACACAATGCATAATTAATTATTTCAAATAAAAAGATAAGGACTACTACAATGCTGCTCGAAGATGAAAGAAATTCCGTTGTAAAATATGGCCGTAAAATGATTGAAGCGGGATTAACGACAGGGACAGGCGGAAACCTAAGCGTTTTAAACCGTGAAAAAGGATTAATAGCCATAAGCGCCAGTGGACTGAATTACCTTGAAACCACACCTGCCGATGTTGTTGTTATGGACCTTGACGGGAAAATACACGATTCAAACCGGACGCCTTCTAGCGAAGCCGGATTTCACACTGCGCTATACAAACATCGCACGGACATTAATGCAGTAGTCCATACACATTCAGTCTATGCTTCAACTGTAGCCTGCCTGAACATGGAACTACCTGCTGTTCATTATCTCGTAGGTTTTGCAGGTAATAAAGTTCCCCTTGCACCATATGCAACTTTCGGCTCCCCGGAACTTGCTGAAAACGTCATCAATACCATTGAAAATTACAACGCGGTTCTGCTTGCAAACCACGGCCTGATTACTGTAGGAGCCGCTATACAGAACGCATTTGATGCCGCCGAAGAGCTTGAGCTTGTCGCCAGAATTTATATTCAAGCCCTTTCCGTCGGCACTCCTGTAATAGTTCCCGAAAATGAAATGAATAAAGTAATCGAAAAATTTTCAACGTACGGTCAAGCCGGCGGAAAAAAATAAGAAAGGAATCTCCCCATGCAGTACGAAACAATTCGCGCGATAATCGAAATCGCCTTTCCTCTCATTCTTATCATGGACCCGTTGGGTAATCTTCCAACGTGCCTGTCGATGCTGAAAGAGTTTTCGCCTGCACGTCAGAGAAAAATACTTTTAAGAGAACTTCTATTTGCGCTGGGTATCATCATCCTTTTCATGTACCTTGGCTCCGGACTCATGAAGATGCTCAATATTCATCAGTCAACGCTCCGTATCGCAGGTGGGGTAATCCTCTTCATCATTTCCATGAAAATGGTCTTCCCACAGCCGGACAACTTAAAAATTGCACCTGAAAAAGACCCTTTCATTGTTCCCATAGCTGTTCCGCTCTTTGCCGGTCCATCCCTTTTGGCAGCAGTCATGGTTTACGGCTCCAAAGAAAGCGCAACCCTGACCGTACTGGCGGGAGTAATGCTGGCGTGGGGTGTATCATTCGGTATTATGATGATCGGGCCGACTTTAGCCAGCTTTCTGGGTAAACGCGGACTAAGGGCTTGTGAAAGGCTTATGGGACTGATTCTGATTCTTCTTTCAGTGCAAATGCTTGAAGACGGGATTGAATTTTATATCAGGAATGTGCTCACGAAATAAGCGTAAATTTATTTTTTAATTTAAGTACTTAGAGATCATATCTTTAAGTACTTCCATCCGTATCGGCTTAGTAATAAATTCATTAATACCCAGCAAAGCCATTTGCTCGGTATTAATGTCAGCGCCGTAGCCACTAAGCACAACAATTGGTACCCGCTCTTTGCCTGACTCGTTATCACGAATAGTTTTTATTGCTTCAAAACCGTCCATCTCCGGCATTTGGATATCCATCAGCACAAGATCGTAAGCCCTATCTTTTAAGCACGTTAAAACCTCAATTCCTGTAGAAGCAGTGCGTACAGTATAGCCCCATTTCTCAAGCTTTTTCCGCATCATAAACTGACTGCTTATATCGTCTTCTGCCAGCAAAATACTCTTCTTTATACTCGCAAAACTCTCTACTTCGTCTGCCGAACCGACAATAAAGCCGGTTTCTACCTTGAACCCGATTGTAAAATTATTATCCAATTGAGAATAAACTTCTCCCTCAATTTTATTGACCGCATCCTTAAATCCATTCGACAATTGATTGTCGCTAAATTCAATACTTCCACTTAAACTGTCAGTAACAAAAAAAGAAAATATAGCTTTGTTTACAGCTAAGCTCTGCATATCAATTCCTGCGACAAGCTTTGTTCCCTTCATGAGGGATAGCCCGTTACCAATCAGGCCGAAAAGAGCCTGTGACAGTTCCTGGCTGTTTCCTAAAATTTT includes the following:
- a CDS encoding MarC family protein; translation: MQYETIRAIIEIAFPLILIMDPLGNLPTCLSMLKEFSPARQRKILLRELLFALGIIILFMYLGSGLMKMLNIHQSTLRIAGGVILFIISMKMVFPQPDNLKIAPEKDPFIVPIAVPLFAGPSLLAAVMVYGSKESATLTVLAGVMLAWGVSFGIMMIGPTLASFLGKRGLRACERLMGLILILLSVQMLEDGIEFYIRNVLTK
- a CDS encoding tetratricopeptide repeat protein, with amino-acid sequence MSSPKSIKENVARAKAYGQRKDYMRCLYALSISLEELADSQVFGREKFEIGILVDEVFRQLLAMDELKSILPRGLKYTRGHEKKLSAVLRKIHDTIKNAIEKAAVDKVRKQKNQIDKYTLSGQKCLESKDAKEAKKYFRKITEAFPEERGLLQDVGGRFVKAGFAQDGVEYLERAIAQNPTDSRPYISLLLAWEMLTEQDKALAVIKDIVRRFGANESIFVRQSKLFLAKRMYAEAYDAAAAALKLNPLSREGKKISDRLGPKIYGRGYKPGATSTDMKSAKAKSAGSSTSTTKGSINFDLGGGSSTSKKSARKEPAKKPNASKVIKLDF
- a CDS encoding M48 family metallopeptidase; this encodes MNIYFFIIIFSLTAACLLGLISRKLNRSALSPELPEEFKGTFDADKYRKSQDYTKAGIGFENISSTFMTLVTLLFMICGGFNILDIWATNFGYNEIITGLIFFAGLAILSDLISLPFSLYQTFVIEEKFGFNKTNLKTFFMDKIKGYLLGGIIGGILLSGILLFFSLAGQFAWAWCWLFIVVVTLAIQYIAPTWILPLFNKFTPLEEGELKDKIGQFAKNNGFEISGIFMIDGSKRSTKANAYFTGFGKKKRIALFDTLIKELSTDEIVAVLAHEIGHSKLGHIRKMILMSIINTGIVFLLMSFFLGNKDLFAAFGMQNISIHAGLIFFALLYTPVSVVLSVFSNAKSRKHEFEADNFAAETTKAPFALIGALKKLSASNLSNLTPHPFYVWLEYSHPPVLKRIENLKSHNA
- a CDS encoding L-fuculose-phosphate aldolase, with translation MLLEDERNSVVKYGRKMIEAGLTTGTGGNLSVLNREKGLIAISASGLNYLETTPADVVVMDLDGKIHDSNRTPSSEAGFHTALYKHRTDINAVVHTHSVYASTVACLNMELPAVHYLVGFAGNKVPLAPYATFGSPELAENVINTIENYNAVLLANHGLITVGAAIQNAFDAAEELELVARIYIQALSVGTPVIVPENEMNKVIEKFSTYGQAGGKK
- a CDS encoding S24 family peptidase; protein product: MSFYFDLVEGMKNMIGHNKKYANPTQMAKACGVAPNQIIRYINQERGKYIQVLAKVLDTIGAKIIFPTDDANNDMDKFHHVPKVLARPSGGGGSLQTDDTVEDTYAFKLDWLNKKGRPECMKLMAVTGESMAPRIEDGDHILVDESQKDLYEGRIYVVRIDQEIVVKRIAKEPGKILLMSDNPDAQPKRIEIDLKDQSLSWEPIGRVLYVSKDLR
- the groES gene encoding co-chaperone GroES; translation: MKLKPLGDRLLVKRLEVEERTIGGIIIPDSAKEKPLKGEVVAVGPGKLDDSGARIAIGVKEGEIVLFAKYAGTEISIDGVDHLVMREDDILAVVAA
- the groL gene encoding chaperonin GroEL (60 kDa chaperone family; promotes refolding of misfolded polypeptides especially under stressful conditions; forms two stacked rings of heptamers to form a barrel-shaped 14mer; ends can be capped by GroES; misfolded proteins enter the barrel where they are refolded when GroES binds) is translated as MAKQILFDAKAREKLKIGVDKLANAVKVTLGPKGRNVVIDKSFGSPVITKDGVSVAKEIELKDKFENMGAQMVKEVASKTSDIAGDGTTTATILAQAVFTEGVKLVAAGRNPMSIKRGIDKAVEAIIDHLETLAKPTRDQKEIAQVGTISANNDVTIGNIIAEAMNKVGKEGVITVEEAKGLDTTLDVVEGMQFDRGYLSPYFVSNAEKMICEMDEPLILISEKKVSNMKELLPVLEQVAKMSKPLIIIAEDIEGEALATLVVNKLRGTLNVVAVKAPGFGERRKAMLNDIATLTGGSVVSDDLGLQLEGVTLEDLGSAKRVVIDKDNTIIVDGAGNGDTIKARVSQIRSEIEGTTSDYDREKLQERLAKIVGGVAVINVGAATETEMKEKKARVEDALNATRAAVEEGIVPGGGTALIRCLPALENVTASDDDEVAGVNIIRRAIEEPLRQIAANAGLEGSVVVEKVKVSKDGNGFNAAIGEYEDLIKAGVIDPKKVTRIALQNAASVAGLLLTTECAIAEKPAKAADAGMPAGMGGMGGMGGMGGMGGMGGMGGMGGMY